A single genomic interval of Nostoc commune NIES-4072 harbors:
- a CDS encoding CAAD domain-containing protein produces the protein MDTELQQDQYVNTASPNQIEALKGSESGNLAMLPPASENEEQWQKIGRQISIFLAKIPEYIGSFYQEYKLLIISFALLVITVTALRIFLAVLNAINDIPLVSPFLQLIGLGYTIWFAFRYLLKDSTRQELATEIRLLKKQTLGREESQTLS, from the coding sequence ATGGATACCGAATTACAGCAAGATCAGTATGTCAATACTGCCTCCCCAAACCAGATAGAAGCACTTAAAGGTTCAGAGTCTGGAAACTTGGCAATGTTGCCGCCCGCCTCGGAAAATGAAGAACAATGGCAAAAAATTGGTAGACAGATTTCTATATTTTTGGCAAAAATACCTGAGTACATAGGTAGTTTTTACCAAGAATATAAATTGCTGATTATCAGCTTTGCGTTGCTTGTGATAACAGTTACGGCACTAAGGATTTTTCTAGCGGTACTCAATGCCATAAATGATATTCCCTTAGTTTCTCCATTTCTCCAATTAATTGGACTTGGTTACACAATTTGGTTTGCTTTCCGCTATTTGCTCAAAGATTCAACTCGGCAAGAATTAGCAACAGAGATTCGCTTGCTTAAAAAACAAACTCTAGGCAGAGAAGAATCACAGACTTTAAGCTAA